Proteins co-encoded in one Zonotrichia albicollis isolate bZonAlb1 chromosome 30, bZonAlb1.hap1, whole genome shotgun sequence genomic window:
- the LOC102069029 gene encoding death-associated protein kinase 2-like isoform X1, which translates to MRRGRPGLERAQVQREVSILRQLQHPNILRLHELFSSPAEVVLVLELIRGGELFDFIAEKEMLSEEEAIEFLVQILSGVEYLHARLIAHFDLKPENIMLQDKDVPKPRIKIIDFGLAQQLQDGITYRSLCGTPQYIAPEVINYEPLSPATDMWSIGVITYILLSGLSPFQGETDAETLSNVVAGAYEFEERCFSQTSELAKDFIRQLLLKEPQCRMSAAECLVHPWIKPLSRKQALSRSRSSINMRNFRKFNARRKWKLSYNTVSACNRLCRLGREDEELPWPCPAAPLCPQRRCESDPEEERSPQTSLLRRRRSSCS; encoded by the exons AtgcggcggggccggccgggGCTGGAGCGGGCTCAGGTGCAGCGGGAGGTCTCCATCCTCCGGCAGCTCCAGCACCCCAACATCCTGCGGCTCCACGAGCTCTTCAGCAGCCCGGCAGAGGTGGTGCTCGTCCTGGAGCT GATCAGGGGTGGGGAGCTCTTTGACTTCATTGCTGAGAAGGAGATGCTGTCGGAGGAGGAGGCCATCGAGTTCCTGGTGCAGATCCTGAGCGGGGTGGAATACCTGCACGCTCGCCTCATCGCTCACTTCGACCTCAAG CCCGAGAACATCATGCTGCAGGACAAGGATGTCCCCAAGCCCCGGATCAAGATCATCGACTttgggctggcccagcagctgcaggatggcATCACCTACAGGAGCCTCTGTGGGACCCCCCAGTACATTG CTCCTGAAGTGATCAATTATGAACCACTGAGCCCCGCGACCGACATGTG GAGCATCGGAGTCATCACCTACATTCT GCTCAGTGGCCTGTCCCCCTTCCAGGGTGAGACGGATGCTGAGACGCTGTCCAACGTTGTGGCGGGTGCCTACGAGTTTGAGGAGCGCTGCTTCAGCCAGACCTCCGAGCTGGCCAAGGATTTCATCcgccagctgctgctgaaggagccaCA GTGCCGCATGAGCGCAGCCGAGTGCCTGGTGCACCCCTGGATCAAG CCCCTGAGCAGGAAGCAGGCGCTGAGCCGCAGCCGTTCCTCCATCAACATGAGAAACTTCCGCAAGTTCAACGCCCGCAGGAAGTGGAAG CTTTCCTACAACACCGTGTCCGCCTGCAACCGCCTGTGCCGCCTGGggagggaggatgaggagctg CCCTGGCcgtgccctgcagcccccctgtgcccccagcgCCGCTGTGAGAGCGACCCCGAGGAGGAGAGGAGCCCCCAGACCTCTCTGCTGCGCCggaggagaagcagctgctcctga
- the LOC102069029 gene encoding death-associated protein kinase 2-like isoform X2 — protein MRRGRPGLERAQVQREVSILRQLQHPNILRLHELFSSPAEVVLVLELIRGGELFDFIAEKEMLSEEEAIEFLVQILSGVEYLHARLIAHFDLKPENIMLQDKDVPKPRIKIIDFGLAQQLQDGITYRSLCGTPQYIAPEVINYEPLSPATDMWLSGLSPFQGETDAETLSNVVAGAYEFEERCFSQTSELAKDFIRQLLLKEPQCRMSAAECLVHPWIKPLSRKQALSRSRSSINMRNFRKFNARRKWKLSYNTVSACNRLCRLGREDEELPWPCPAAPLCPQRRCESDPEEERSPQTSLLRRRRSSCS, from the exons AtgcggcggggccggccgggGCTGGAGCGGGCTCAGGTGCAGCGGGAGGTCTCCATCCTCCGGCAGCTCCAGCACCCCAACATCCTGCGGCTCCACGAGCTCTTCAGCAGCCCGGCAGAGGTGGTGCTCGTCCTGGAGCT GATCAGGGGTGGGGAGCTCTTTGACTTCATTGCTGAGAAGGAGATGCTGTCGGAGGAGGAGGCCATCGAGTTCCTGGTGCAGATCCTGAGCGGGGTGGAATACCTGCACGCTCGCCTCATCGCTCACTTCGACCTCAAG CCCGAGAACATCATGCTGCAGGACAAGGATGTCCCCAAGCCCCGGATCAAGATCATCGACTttgggctggcccagcagctgcaggatggcATCACCTACAGGAGCCTCTGTGGGACCCCCCAGTACATTG CTCCTGAAGTGATCAATTATGAACCACTGAGCCCCGCGACCGACATGTG GCTCAGTGGCCTGTCCCCCTTCCAGGGTGAGACGGATGCTGAGACGCTGTCCAACGTTGTGGCGGGTGCCTACGAGTTTGAGGAGCGCTGCTTCAGCCAGACCTCCGAGCTGGCCAAGGATTTCATCcgccagctgctgctgaaggagccaCA GTGCCGCATGAGCGCAGCCGAGTGCCTGGTGCACCCCTGGATCAAG CCCCTGAGCAGGAAGCAGGCGCTGAGCCGCAGCCGTTCCTCCATCAACATGAGAAACTTCCGCAAGTTCAACGCCCGCAGGAAGTGGAAG CTTTCCTACAACACCGTGTCCGCCTGCAACCGCCTGTGCCGCCTGGggagggaggatgaggagctg CCCTGGCcgtgccctgcagcccccctgtgcccccagcgCCGCTGTGAGAGCGACCCCGAGGAGGAGAGGAGCCCCCAGACCTCTCTGCTGCGCCggaggagaagcagctgctcctga
- the LOC102069029 gene encoding death-associated protein kinase 2-like isoform X3 — MRRGRPGLERAQVQREVSILRQLQHPNILRLHELFSSPAEVVLVLELIRGGELFDFIAEKEMLSEEEAIEFLVQILSGVEYLHARLIAHFDLKPENIMLQDKDVPKPRIKIIDFGLAQQLQDGITYRSLCGTPQYIAPEVINYEPLSPATDMWSIGVITYILLSGLSPFQGETDAETLSNVVAGAYEFEERCFSQTSELAKDFIRQLLLKEPQCRMSAAECLVHPWIKPLSRKQALSRSRSSINMRNFRKFNARRKWKVPGCGVPACLRSPPDLGRDPHLRPLPLCPPIAFLQHRVRLQPPVPPGEGG, encoded by the exons AtgcggcggggccggccgggGCTGGAGCGGGCTCAGGTGCAGCGGGAGGTCTCCATCCTCCGGCAGCTCCAGCACCCCAACATCCTGCGGCTCCACGAGCTCTTCAGCAGCCCGGCAGAGGTGGTGCTCGTCCTGGAGCT GATCAGGGGTGGGGAGCTCTTTGACTTCATTGCTGAGAAGGAGATGCTGTCGGAGGAGGAGGCCATCGAGTTCCTGGTGCAGATCCTGAGCGGGGTGGAATACCTGCACGCTCGCCTCATCGCTCACTTCGACCTCAAG CCCGAGAACATCATGCTGCAGGACAAGGATGTCCCCAAGCCCCGGATCAAGATCATCGACTttgggctggcccagcagctgcaggatggcATCACCTACAGGAGCCTCTGTGGGACCCCCCAGTACATTG CTCCTGAAGTGATCAATTATGAACCACTGAGCCCCGCGACCGACATGTG GAGCATCGGAGTCATCACCTACATTCT GCTCAGTGGCCTGTCCCCCTTCCAGGGTGAGACGGATGCTGAGACGCTGTCCAACGTTGTGGCGGGTGCCTACGAGTTTGAGGAGCGCTGCTTCAGCCAGACCTCCGAGCTGGCCAAGGATTTCATCcgccagctgctgctgaaggagccaCA GTGCCGCATGAGCGCAGCCGAGTGCCTGGTGCACCCCTGGATCAAG CCCCTGAGCAGGAAGCAGGCGCTGAGCCGCAGCCGTTCCTCCATCAACATGAGAAACTTCCGCAAGTTCAACGCCCGCAGGAAGTGGAAGGTGCCCGGTTGTGGGGTCCCAGCGTGCCTGAGGAGCCCCCCAGATCTGGGCAGGGACCCCCACCTCAGACCcctccctctgtgtccccccatAGCTTTCCTACAACACCGTGTCCGCCTGCAACCGCCTGTGCCGCCTGGggagggaggatga
- the LOC102069029 gene encoding death-associated protein kinase 2-like isoform X4 yields the protein MRRGRPGLERAQVQREVSILRQLQHPNILRLHELFSSPAEVVLVLELIRGGELFDFIAEKEMLSEEEAIEFLVQILSGVEYLHARLIAHFDLKPENIMLQDKDVPKPRIKIIDFGLAQQLQDGITYRSLCGTPQYIAPEVINYEPLSPATDMWSIGVITYILLSGLSPFQGETDAETLSNVVAGAYEFEERCFSQTSELAKDFIRQLLLKEPQCRMSAAECLVHPWIKPLSRKQALSRSRSSINMRNFRKFNARRKWKLSYNTVSACNRLCRLGREDEELRRCESDPEEERSPQTSLLRRRRSSCS from the exons AtgcggcggggccggccgggGCTGGAGCGGGCTCAGGTGCAGCGGGAGGTCTCCATCCTCCGGCAGCTCCAGCACCCCAACATCCTGCGGCTCCACGAGCTCTTCAGCAGCCCGGCAGAGGTGGTGCTCGTCCTGGAGCT GATCAGGGGTGGGGAGCTCTTTGACTTCATTGCTGAGAAGGAGATGCTGTCGGAGGAGGAGGCCATCGAGTTCCTGGTGCAGATCCTGAGCGGGGTGGAATACCTGCACGCTCGCCTCATCGCTCACTTCGACCTCAAG CCCGAGAACATCATGCTGCAGGACAAGGATGTCCCCAAGCCCCGGATCAAGATCATCGACTttgggctggcccagcagctgcaggatggcATCACCTACAGGAGCCTCTGTGGGACCCCCCAGTACATTG CTCCTGAAGTGATCAATTATGAACCACTGAGCCCCGCGACCGACATGTG GAGCATCGGAGTCATCACCTACATTCT GCTCAGTGGCCTGTCCCCCTTCCAGGGTGAGACGGATGCTGAGACGCTGTCCAACGTTGTGGCGGGTGCCTACGAGTTTGAGGAGCGCTGCTTCAGCCAGACCTCCGAGCTGGCCAAGGATTTCATCcgccagctgctgctgaaggagccaCA GTGCCGCATGAGCGCAGCCGAGTGCCTGGTGCACCCCTGGATCAAG CCCCTGAGCAGGAAGCAGGCGCTGAGCCGCAGCCGTTCCTCCATCAACATGAGAAACTTCCGCAAGTTCAACGCCCGCAGGAAGTGGAAG CTTTCCTACAACACCGTGTCCGCCTGCAACCGCCTGTGCCGCCTGGggagggaggatgaggagctg cgCCGCTGTGAGAGCGACCCCGAGGAGGAGAGGAGCCCCCAGACCTCTCTGCTGCGCCggaggagaagcagctgctcctga
- the LOC102069029 gene encoding death-associated protein kinase 2-like isoform X5: MLSEEEAIEFLVQILSGVEYLHARLIAHFDLKPENIMLQDKDVPKPRIKIIDFGLAQQLQDGITYRSLCGTPQYIAPEVINYEPLSPATDMWSIGVITYILLSGLSPFQGETDAETLSNVVAGAYEFEERCFSQTSELAKDFIRQLLLKEPQCRMSAAECLVHPWIKPLSRKQALSRSRSSINMRNFRKFNARRKWKLSYNTVSACNRLCRLGREDEELPWPCPAAPLCPQRRCESDPEEERSPQTSLLRRRRSSCS, from the exons ATGCTGTCGGAGGAGGAGGCCATCGAGTTCCTGGTGCAGATCCTGAGCGGGGTGGAATACCTGCACGCTCGCCTCATCGCTCACTTCGACCTCAAG CCCGAGAACATCATGCTGCAGGACAAGGATGTCCCCAAGCCCCGGATCAAGATCATCGACTttgggctggcccagcagctgcaggatggcATCACCTACAGGAGCCTCTGTGGGACCCCCCAGTACATTG CTCCTGAAGTGATCAATTATGAACCACTGAGCCCCGCGACCGACATGTG GAGCATCGGAGTCATCACCTACATTCT GCTCAGTGGCCTGTCCCCCTTCCAGGGTGAGACGGATGCTGAGACGCTGTCCAACGTTGTGGCGGGTGCCTACGAGTTTGAGGAGCGCTGCTTCAGCCAGACCTCCGAGCTGGCCAAGGATTTCATCcgccagctgctgctgaaggagccaCA GTGCCGCATGAGCGCAGCCGAGTGCCTGGTGCACCCCTGGATCAAG CCCCTGAGCAGGAAGCAGGCGCTGAGCCGCAGCCGTTCCTCCATCAACATGAGAAACTTCCGCAAGTTCAACGCCCGCAGGAAGTGGAAG CTTTCCTACAACACCGTGTCCGCCTGCAACCGCCTGTGCCGCCTGGggagggaggatgaggagctg CCCTGGCcgtgccctgcagcccccctgtgcccccagcgCCGCTGTGAGAGCGACCCCGAGGAGGAGAGGAGCCCCCAGACCTCTCTGCTGCGCCggaggagaagcagctgctcctga
- the INSRR gene encoding insulin receptor-related protein, giving the protein MGPGALRAPRLGVMLLLLGHLPVPPVWAPSEICGSMDIRHDVSQLRKLENCSIIEGNLQILLMFTTGAEDFRGLSFPRLLMVTEYLLLFRVYGLESLRDLFPNLSVIRGTNLFFSYALVIFEMPHLRDVGLHSLGHILRGSVRIERNQELCHLSTIDWGLLLPDGGDSTYIVGNKLAEECADVCPGILDVEKPCVQTSVNGQLDYRCWTSSYCQKVCPCGAGSACTAAGECCHPECLGGCGRPHDRRACVACRHFHFNGHCLPSCPPRTYEYEGWRCVTAEYCASLRKVSHDPRDASKFVIHQRQCLSECPSGYTRNESSMFCHKCEGLCPKECKVGTKTIDSMQAAQELGGCTLIEGNLILNIRRGYNLASELQSSLGLIETITGFLKIKHSFALVSLSFFKNLKLIRGDSMVDGNYTLYVLDNQNLQQLWDWSHHILSIPVGKMYFAFNPKLCLAEIYRMEEVTGTKGRQNKAEINPRTNGDRASCKTQTLRFISNVTESDRIFLKWERYRPPEYRDLLSFIVYYKESPFQNVSEYVGQDACGAQSWNVLDVDLPLSSEQEPGVTLLNLRPWTQYAIFVRAITLTTAEEGRNYGAQSEVVYIRTMPAAPTVPRDVISMSNSSSHIVVRWKPPTQRNGNIIYYLVLWQQLAEDMELYINDYCHKGLKLPTSSADTRFGFGDGPEGEQDAEERCCPCRPTDGQLRMEGEAESFQKKFENFLHNSITIPRPPWKVTSINKNPQRTPKQRRDVVAVTPAANTSSAEPLAPSRPGGEPKPDFQIFEDKVVRDRAVLSRLRHFTEYRIDIHACNHAAHTVGCSAATFVFARTMPELQADNIPGNVTWEPAGKNSVLLRWEEPRNPNGLILKYEIKYSRETEEVTTVVCVSRHRYSKYGGVHLALLQPGNYSAKVRATSLAGNGSWTGLVKFYILGPAEEESSSFYVLLTVTPVVLMVLISCLAVFVFFYNKKRNHDGYPSGTLYASVNPEYFSASDMYMPDEWEVSREKITVIRELGQGSFGMVYEGVALGLVTEGEETKVALKTVNELATMRERIEFLNEASVMKAFKCHHVVRLLGVVSQGQPALVIMELMTRGDLKSYLRSLRPEAENNPGLPPPSLKDMIQMAGEIADGMAYLSANKFVHRDLAARNCMVSEDFTVKIGDFGMTRDIYETDYYRKGGKGLLPVRWMSPEALKDGIFNTQSDVWSFGVVLWEIATLAEQPYQGMSNEQVLRFVMDNGVLERPENCPDELHELMCLCWQQNPRQRPSFVQLLERIKDHMAPAFRTLSFFYSAENGHHGSGEPSSTEIDPCPEKDEPPASPLPARRDRSPGQLPNGTAPL; this is encoded by the exons ATGGGGCCGGGGGCGCTGCGTGCCCCGAGGCTgggggtgatgctgctgctccttggccACCTCCCGGTGCCCCCCGTGTGGGCGCCCTCCGAAA TCTGTGGCAGCATGGACATCCGCCACGACGTGTCCCAGCTGCGGAAGCTGGAGAACTGCTCCATCATCGAGGGCAACCTGCAGATCCTGCTGATGTTCACCACGGGCGCCGAGGACTTCCGTGGGCTCAGCTTCCCCCGGCTGCTGATGGTCACGGAGTACCTGCTCCTGTTCCGCGTCTACGGGCTGGAGAGCCTGCGGGATCTCTTCCCCAACCTCTCGGTCATCCGCGGCACCAACCTCTTCTTCAGCTACGCCTTGGTCATCTTCGAGATGCCGCACCTGCGGGACgtggggctgcacagcctgGGCCACATCCTGCGCGGCTCGGTGCGCATCGAGCGCAACCAGGAGCTCTGCCACCTCTCCACCATCgactgggggctgctgctgcccgacGGCGGGGACAGTACCTACATCGTGGGCAATAAGTTGGCTGAAGAGTGTGCTGATGTCTGCCCAGGCATCCTGGATGTGGAAAAGCCGTGCGTGCAGACCAGTGTTAATGGACAGCTGGATTATCGCTGCTGGACCTCCAGCTACTGCCAGAAAg TGTGCCCATGTGGGGCGGGCTCAGCGTGCACGGCAGCGGGCGAGTGCTGCCACCCCGAGTGCCTGGGGGGCTGCGGCCGCCCCCACGACCGCCGGGCCTGCGTTGCCTGCCGCCACTTCCACTTCAACGGGCACTGCCTGCCCTCATGCCCGCCCCGCACCTATGAGTATGAGGGCTGGCGCTGCGTCACGGCCGAGTACTGCGCCAGCCTGCGCAAGGTATCCCACGACCCCCGCGACGCCTCCAAGTTTGTCATCCACCAGCGGCAGTGCCTGTCCGAGTGTCCCTCGGGCTACACCAGGAACGAGAGCAG CATGTTCTGCCACAAGTGCGAGGGGCTGTGTCCCAAGGAGTGCAAGGTGGGCACCAAGACCATCGACTCGATGCAGGCGGCGCAGGAGCTGGGGGGCTGCACCCTCATCGAGGGCAACCTCATCCTCAACATCCGCCGGGGCT ATAACCTGGCCTCGGAGCTGCAGAGCAGTCTGGGGCTCATTGAGACCATCACGGGCTTCCTGAAGATCAAACATTCCTTCGCCCTGGTCTCCTTGTCCTTCTTCAAGAACCTAAAACTTATCCGTGGTGACTCCATGGTGGATGG GAATTACACCCTGTATGTCCTGGACAACCagaacctgcagcagctctgggactgGAGCCACCACATCCTCTCCATCCCCGTGGGCAAGATGTACTTTGCATTCAACCCCAAGCTGTGCCTGGCTGAGATCTATCGCATGGAGGAGGTGACGGGCACCAAGGGCCGGCAGAACAAGGCGGAGATCAACCCCCGCACCAATGGGGACCGGGCGTCCT GCAAGACCCAGACCCTGCGCTTCATCTCCAACGTCACCGAGTCCGACCGCATCTTCCTCAAGTGGGAGCGGTACCGGCCCCCCGAGTACCGGGACCTCCTCAGCTTCATCGTCTACTACAAGGAGTC ACCCTTCCAGAACGTGTCAGAGTACGTGGGACAGGACGCCTGCggggcccagagctggaacGTGCTGGACGTGGATCTGCCACTGAGCAGCgagcaggagccaggggtgaCGCTGCTCAACCTCCGTCCCTGGACGCAGTACGCCATCTTCGTGCGCGCCATCACCCTCACCACGGCCGAGGAAGGGCGCAACTACGGGGCCCAGAGCGAGGTGGTTTACATCCGCACCATGCCGGCGG CCCCGACGGTGCCCCGGGATGTCATCTCCATGTCCAACTCTTCCTCCCACATCGTGGTGCGTTGGAAGCCGCCCACGCAACGCAACGGCAACATCATCTACTACCTggtgctgtggcagcagctggccGAGGACATGGAGCTCTACATCAACGACTACTGCCACAAAG GCCTGAAGCTGCCCACAAGCAGCGCAGACACGCGTTTCGGGTTTGGGGACGGCCCCGAGGGGGAGCAGGATGCGGAGGAGAGGTGCTGCCCCTGCCGCCCCACTGACGGGCAGCTGCGCATGGAGGGCGAGGCCGAGTCCTTCCAGAAGAAGTTTGAGAACTTCCTCCACAATTCCATCACCATCCCCAG GCCACCCTGGAAGGTGACATCCATCAATAAGAACCCACAGAG gacccCAAAGCAGCGCAGGGACGTGGTGGCCGTCACACCTGCAGCCAACACCTCCTCAGCAGAGCCGCTGGCCCCAAGCCGCCCCGGAGGCGAGCCCAAGCCTGACTTTCAGATCTTTGAGGACAAGGTGGTGCGAGACCGGGCGGTGCTGTCTCGGCTGCGCCACTTCACCGAGTACCGCATTGACATCCACGCCTGCAACCACGCTGCACACACCGTGGGCTGCAGCGCCGCCACCTTCGTCTTCGCCAGGACCATGCCCGAGC TGCAAGCTGACAACATTCCTGGCAACGTCACGTGGGAGCCGGCTGGTAAGAACAGTGTCCTGCTGCGCTGGGAGGAGCCCAGGAACCCCAACGGGCTCATCCTCAAGTATGAGATCAAGTACAGCCGGGAGACTGAG GAGGTCACCACTGTTGTCTGCGTCTCACGCCACCGCTACTCCAAGTATGGGGGTGTCCACttggctctgctccagccagggAATTACTCAGCCAAGGTCAGGGCCACCTCGCTGGCTGGCAACGGCTCCTGGACAGGGCTGGTCAAGTTTTACATCCTGGGGCCAG CCGAGGAAGAGTCCAGCAGCTTCTACGTGCTGCTCACCGTCACGCCCGTGGTGCTCATGGTGCTCATCTCCTGCCTGGCCGTCTTTGTCTTCTTCTACAACAAGAAGAG GAATCACGATGGGTACCCCAGTGGGACGCTCTACGCCTCCGTCAACCCCGAGTACTTCAGCGCCTCGGACA TGTACATGCCTGATGAGTGGGAGGTGTCCCGGGAGAAGATCACAGTGATccgggagctgggacagggctcctTTGGGATGGTGTATGAGGGGGTGGCGCTGGGGCTGGTCACGGAGGGAGAGGAGACCAAGGTGGCCCTGAAGACAGTCAACGAGCTGGCCACCATGCGGGAGCGCATCGAGTTCCTCAACGAGGCCTCCGTCATGAAAGCCTTCAAGTGCCACCACGTG GTCCGTCTGCTTGGTGTGGTATCCCAGGGCCAGCCAGCTTTGGTCATCATGGAGCTGATGACGCGTGGTGACCTGAAGAGCTACCTGCGCTCACTCAGGCCTGAAGCCGAG AACAACCCCGGGCTGCCTCCACCATCGCTGAAGGACATGATCCAGATGGCGGGGGAGATCGCTGATGGCATGGCCTACCTCAGCGCCAACAAGTTCGTGCACCGGGACCTGGCTGCCCGCAACTGCATGGTGTCCGAGGACTTCACCGTCAAGATTGGAG ATTTCGGCATGACCCGGGATATCTATGAGACGGATTATTACCGCAAGGGGGGCAAGGGGCTGCTCCCCGTGCGCTGGATGTCCCCCGAGGCGCTCAAGGATGGCATCTTCAACACCCAGTCTGACGTCTG GTCCTTCGGGGTGGTGCTGTGGGAGATCGCCACGCTGGCCGAGCAGCCCTACCAGGGCATGTCCAACGAGCAGGTGCTGCGCTTCGTCATGGACAACGGCGTCCTGGAGCGGCCTGAGAACTGCCCCGACGAGCT CCACGAGCTgatgtgcctgtgctggcagcagaacCCCCGCCAGCGCCCCTCCTTCGTCCAGCTCCTGGAGCGCATCAAGGACCACATGGCGCCTGCTTTCCGCACCCTCTCCTTCTTCTACAGCGCCGAGAACGGCCATCACGGCTCGGGGGAGCCCTCCAGCACCGAGATAGATCCGTGCCCCGAGAAGGATGAGCCCCCTGCATCCCCCCTGCCCGCACGCAGGGaccgcagcccagggcagcttcCCAACGGGACAGCCCCGCTCTGA